The Vibrio navarrensis genome has a segment encoding these proteins:
- a CDS encoding metallophosphoesterase has product MKFYAVSDLHLDLHGIHRSFWHNFDDDAVLIIAGDTANALNGIAYIKNVLCSYFRAVILVAGNHEWYSSKSKSYRSGYLRKQDSISSTDSRYSPIEKLKVHSDTTKNLFFLDNESIDLDGCSIYGGTLWFPIHTYSSALIDAYSELMNDTKYISHQMIEEQYKAFVNNLPEKVDLVVSHHLPSKEAFAVEANANSVYAPYYHAGLSNQLISRARYWVAGHQHDAVEKVIAGGKTTFICNPKGSVRLTSGILTNKAYYL; this is encoded by the coding sequence TTGAAATTTTACGCGGTATCTGATTTGCACTTAGATTTACACGGCATCCATCGAAGCTTCTGGCATAACTTCGATGATGACGCTGTCTTGATTATCGCAGGTGATACTGCCAACGCGCTCAATGGCATTGCGTATATAAAAAATGTTCTTTGCTCTTACTTTAGAGCCGTTATCCTCGTTGCAGGAAATCACGAGTGGTACAGCAGTAAAAGTAAATCTTACCGTTCTGGCTATCTGCGCAAACAAGATTCAATAAGCTCCACAGACAGTAGATACTCCCCAATAGAAAAGCTTAAGGTGCATAGTGACACAACTAAGAATTTGTTTTTTCTGGATAATGAGTCAATAGATTTAGATGGATGTAGCATTTATGGAGGAACTCTTTGGTTTCCTATCCACACATACTCGTCTGCACTGATTGATGCGTACTCAGAACTGATGAATGATACAAAGTACATCAGCCATCAAATGATTGAAGAGCAGTACAAAGCGTTCGTTAATAACCTCCCAGAAAAAGTTGATCTTGTTGTTTCACATCATCTTCCTTCCAAAGAAGCTTTCGCCGTAGAAGCAAATGCCAACAGTGTTTATGCTCCTTACTACCATGCAGGGTTGAGTAATCAGTTGATCTCAAGAGCTAGGTATTGGGTAGCAGGGCATCAACATGATGCTGTAGAGAAAGTCATTGCTGGCGGTAAGACCACATTTATTTGTAACCCCAAGGGTTCTGTCCGCTTAACCAGTGGAATTCTTACTAATAAAGCTTATTACCTATAA